CCACAAAGTATGGTATACTACTCAATGTAAAGCTACAAAATCATGTAAAAAGGTGAAGTTAATGAATCAAATAGATAACAGACAAAGAGGTGGGGGAAGAACCAATTCTTCCCGGAATGGAAGCAGTAAAAATGCATCGGAAACAGGCCGCAGGACAGGACAGGCTTACAGAACGGGCAGCTCCTATCAGCAAAGGCGGGGAAAGAAAAGAAAAAGAGGCCCTCAGTATAACATTACAAAGATTCTTCTGGCGATCATTCTGGCTGTTGCTGCTTTTATCTGCATTATGGCGGCTGTTAAGCTTATTGGAGGCCGTAGGGCAAAGGAGACGGAGGTCAATACCACAACCGTTTCAGAGCCGGAATTACGGAAAGAAGTTAAAGTCGATGGAATCTCCATCGCCGGCATGTCCAGGGACGAGGCCCGGGATGCCATTGAAAAGAATTATCAGTGGGGAATGAAGGTCACCTATCATGACGATCAGTACGAAATTGAGAATCTGCTGGACAAAAAGCTGGATTCCCTGCTTGAAGAAATATATTCAGGTGAACCAAAGGAAAGTTATACCCTTGAATTTGACGGACTGGATGAAGACGTTCAGGCTGAGGTAAAAGCCATCGCAGGAAAATGGGATGTTGCGGCCAAGAACGGTTCTATTTCAGGATTTGATAAAAGTGCCGGGAAATTTGTCTATTCCGGAGAGAAAAACGGAGTTGTGATTAATCAGGATAAGCTGGCATTGGATATTTTGACCCAGCTCAAGGATAAGAATTTCCAGGCGGTTATCGCGGCGGAAGGCAAGGAAGTTGCCCCTAAGATAACGGAAGCCCAGGCAAAGGAAATGTATAAGGTCATAGGTACTTATACTACAACTACTACGGCTAACAGTGCAAGGAATAAGAATATCGAACTGGCTTCTGAGGCCCTGAACGGGGTAATTCTGCAGCCGGGAGAAGAATTCTCCTTTAATAAAGCCACAGGGGAGCGTTCCACTGCAAAGGGATATCGTCCGGCAGGCGCTTATTTGAACGGAGAATTAGTTGAGGAGCCCGGAGGAGGCGTATGCCAGGTGTCTTCTACCTTATATAATGCGGTAGTATTCGCAGGGATTTCTACTACGGAGCGCCACGCCCACAGCTACGAGCCTTCCTATGTAACACCGGGAGAGGATGCTATGGTCAGCTACGGCGGACCTGATATGAAATTTGTCAATAATTCTACCACTGCAATAGCCATCAGAACCAGCTTTGCCGACCGGAAGCTTAAGATCTCTATTGTGGGAATTCCGATTCTGGAGGAGGGTGTCACATTATCCATGACATCGAAGAAAACAGCAGAATTAGATGCTCCGGCGCCGGTTTACGAGGAAGACCAGACACTTCAGCCTACGGAGGAAAAGATCGTTAAGGCTGAGACCAAGGGAAGCCGCTGGGTGACCAATCTGGTTACCAAAAAGAATGGCGTTGTGGTTAGCGATGAGTTTTTCCATAACAGTACGTACCGCGGAAAGTCGGCTACCATCAAGCGGAATAAATCCGGAGTTGTCATTCCGACCACTGATCCGGCGACTTCTGCCCCTGAAACCACTGGAGTAAGTCCCCAGGGACCGGGAGAGACCACCGCACCTCACGATAATGAGACGGCTGGAAATTCCGGAGGACCTCAGGGCCCCGGTACCACGGAAACTCAGCCTACCCAGCCCCAGGGACCGTCTTCTACCACAGAAGCGGCAGGCGATAACGGAGGCCAGAATGTCATTCCTCCCAACCCTTTTAACTAAAAACAAAATAAAAACACGATAAAAACAAAATAAAAACAAAATAAAAACAAAACAAAAAAAGACAGGACTGGACAGAATACTCGTTCCAGTCCCTTTTTATCGGATTGTTTCGAAAATAATACTTAATTTTCCTGTTTTAATATTTGCTTTTTGTTGAATAATTGTTATAATAATGTCAGGTCACTTTCCCTATACGGGAACCAATTTATACATTATTCACATTTGCAGGAGGAAATCAAGAATGGCAAGAAAAATGAAAACCATGGATGGTAACCATGCAGCAGCTCATGCGTCATACGCATTTACTGATGTAGCGGCTATCTATCCAATTACCCCATCTTCACCTATGGCTGAAGCAACAGATGAATGGGCGACAGACGGAAGAACCAATATCTTCGGTCAGAAAGTACAGATTACAGAGATGCAGTCTGAGGCAGGTGCAGCAGGTGCAGTACACGGTTCCTTAGCAGCAGGTGCGCTGACCACCACCTATACAGCTTCTCAGGGTCTTTTACTGATGATCCCGAACCTTTATAAAATCGCAGGCGAACAGTTACCAGGTGTAATCAACGTATCCGCACGTGCAGTTGCAAGCCATGCTTTATCTATCTTTGGTGACCACTCCGACGTATATGCTTGCCGTCAGACAGGCTGTGCTATGTTATGCGAATCCAGCGTACAGGAAGTTATGGACTTAACTCCGGTTGCTCATATGGCAGCACTCGAGGGAAAAGTACCATTTATCAACTTCTTCGACGGTTTCCGCACATCCCACGAGATCCAGAAGATCGAAACCTGGGATTATGAGGACTTAGAAGAGATGGTAAGTATGGACGCGATTGACGAATTCCGTCGCCGTGCATTAAATCCAAACCATCCGGAATTAAGAGGTTCCGCTCAGAATCCTGATAT
This genomic stretch from Lacrimispora sphenoides harbors:
- a CDS encoding VanW family protein — its product is MNQIDNRQRGGGRTNSSRNGSSKNASETGRRTGQAYRTGSSYQQRRGKKRKRGPQYNITKILLAIILAVAAFICIMAAVKLIGGRRAKETEVNTTTVSEPELRKEVKVDGISIAGMSRDEARDAIEKNYQWGMKVTYHDDQYEIENLLDKKLDSLLEEIYSGEPKESYTLEFDGLDEDVQAEVKAIAGKWDVAAKNGSISGFDKSAGKFVYSGEKNGVVINQDKLALDILTQLKDKNFQAVIAAEGKEVAPKITEAQAKEMYKVIGTYTTTTTANSARNKNIELASEALNGVILQPGEEFSFNKATGERSTAKGYRPAGAYLNGELVEEPGGGVCQVSSTLYNAVVFAGISTTERHAHSYEPSYVTPGEDAMVSYGGPDMKFVNNSTTAIAIRTSFADRKLKISIVGIPILEEGVTLSMTSKKTAELDAPAPVYEEDQTLQPTEEKIVKAETKGSRWVTNLVTKKNGVVVSDEFFHNSTYRGKSATIKRNKSGVVIPTTDPATSAPETTGVSPQGPGETTAPHDNETAGNSGGPQGPGTTETQPTQPQGPSSTTEAAGDNGGQNVIPPNPFN